One genomic segment of Raphanus sativus cultivar WK10039 unplaced genomic scaffold, ASM80110v3 Scaffold1877, whole genome shotgun sequence includes these proteins:
- the LOC130504905 gene encoding uncharacterized protein LOC130504905, with amino-acid sequence MDLADALREEEIYWKQRCREEWLRSGDLNTKFFHNVVKGKRIQNRLLMLLDEAGQEHFAEGSKGNIAVNYFRELFRSSNPFDLETLFTGFPKRVSDDMNAVLTAAITEEEIKKAAFSVKGSSAPGEDGLTGVFYQKFWHIVGAQLTSEILVFFHSAVMPDGWNHTQLSLLPKIPKPTKMQDLRPISLCSVQYKIISKILSNRLKSILPEIISDTQGAFVEGRLISDNIIIAHEMVHGLRTNPRVAEECMAIKTDMSKAYDRVEWNFLEVLMEKMGFDRIWVRWIMSCVSSVSFSVLLNGNSHGYIRPERGIRQGDPLSPFLFILCAEALVSRLNTAEETGLLHGIKLSPFGPSVHHLLFADDSLLLCNATSTEAAEICACLKDYEEASGQCINLQKSSVIFGSKVSEERKLEIKRALGIHQEGGEGSYLGLPECFSGSKVNLLSFIKEKLQGRLNGWFAKALSQGGKEILIKSVALALPIYAMSCFKLPKDLCAKLTSAIVEFWWSSGSNRKKISWVSWQKMCKDKEHGGLGFKEVEKFNQALLAKQAWRIWSRPNSLVSRILQGRYFPRSSFLEANVGTRPSYAWRSILHGRELLAQGLLKKIGNGESVKVWTDNWIIDDVPRPPHYHPDAEVDLTLTVRDLIDDQSSAWNIPMVRQLFCEEDVSRVLNVKVNVDSVDTLEWGFSKNGVYNTKSGYKLAVVLQEKQVFPPSPALPPLERKLWRDLWKSKTTPKIKHFMWRALSGALAVKQGLKSRGITLDTTCLRCGSAEESICHVLFHCEVAKEAWERSQIPLPPGGFSRSSVWLNFFHLLSVSKRHSSEGSIRLSFPWVLWHIWKARNIFCYEKIHLDGATVLSRAMEEASTWFNLQLLPSESSHLSSLTRWQKPPVGTLKCNIASSWPDSSHNHGSSWIVRDSTGLPLFHSRRAFAPVFTEIEAGLATFEWSLKAAHDLKVKKISLEISSPILWEALSIPDRFPNLGFEISKSLRLMHDFDQCQLSLVPSVVNIIAEDIAVSVTRDHRYQSYIATGGPSWLSSMINLQAAG; translated from the coding sequence ATGGATCTAGCTGATGCTCTACGCGAGGAAGAGATCTACTGGAAGCAGCGTTGTAGGGAGGAATGGTTAAGGTCTGGTGATCTCAATACGAAGTTTTTTCACAATGTCGTGAAAGGAAAACGCATTCAGAACCGGTTACTGATGCTTTTGGATGAGGCGGGGCAGGAACATTTTGCAGAGGGATCCAAGGGCAATATCGCAGTCAATTACTTTCGGGAGCTATTTCGCAGTTCAAATCCTTTTGACTTGGAAACCTTGTTCACTGGTTTTCCGAAGAGAGTATCTGATGACATGAATGCAGTACTTACAGCTGCAATCAcggaagaagaaataaaaaaggcTGCTTTCAGCGTCAAGGGGAGCAGTGCGCCTGGTGAGGATGGCTTGACTGGAGTGTTTTACCAAAAGTTCTGGCATATTGTAGGTGCACAGCTAACTTCAGAGATATTGGTTTTCTTTCATTCTGCTGTGATGCCTGATGGGTGGAATCATACTCAACTGAGCCTTCTTCCTAAGATCCCGAAGCCTACAAAGATGCAAGATCTCCGTCCTATCAGCCTCTGCTCAGTGCAGTATAAGATCATCTCTAAGATATTAAGCAACCGTTTAAAGTCTATTCTCCCAGAGATCATCTCAGATACACAAGGAGCCTTTGTCGAGGGGAGGCTAATCTCTGATAATATAATTATTGCTCACGAGATGGTCCATGGTCTTCGTACTAATCCGAGAGTGGCTGAGGAGTGCATGGCTATCAAGACAGATATGTCCAAAGCCTACGACCGTGTGGAGTGGAATTTTCTAGAAGTTCTCATGGAGAAAATGGGTTTCGATCGGATTTGGGTCAGATGGATTATGTCATGCGTCTCTTCTGTTTCTTTCTCTGTGCTCTTGAATGGGAATTCACATGGTTATATTCGACCGGAGCGTGGAATTCGCCAGGGTGATCCATTGTCACCATTTTTGTTCATACTGTGTGCAGAAGCTTTGGTCTCTCGTCTCAATACTGCTGAGGAAACGGGGCTTCTTCATGGCATCAAATTGTCTCCGTTTGGTCCCTCTGTGCACCACTTATTATTTGCGGATGACAGTCTTCTGCTGTGTAATGCCACAAGTACTGAAGCTGCAGAGATATGTGCCTGTCTAAAAGATTATGAAGAGGCATCAGGGCAGTGTATCAACCTTCAGAAATCTTCTGTTATCTTTGGCTCTAAGGTATCTGAAGAGAGGAAGCTGGAGATAAAGCGGGCATTAGGCATTCATCAAGAAGGTGGAGAGGGCTCCTATCTTGGGTTACCAGAATGCTTCAGCGGTTCTAAGGTGAATCTACTTAGCTTCATCAAAGAGAAGCTACAAGGGAGACTGAATGGCTGGTTTGCTAAAGCTTTATCGCAAGGTGGGAAAGAGATATTGATTAAATCAGTGGCTTTGGCCCTTCCTATTTATGCTATGTCCTGTTTCAAGTTGCCTAAAGACTTGTGTGCAAAGTTAACTAGTGCGATTGTGGAATTTTGGTGGAGCTCTGGCTCCAACAGGAAAAAGATTTCCTGGGTATCTTGGCAGAAGATGTGCAAAGATAAAGAGCATGGAGGTCTTGGTTTTAAAGAGGTGGAGAAATTTAACCAGGCTCTACTGGCTAAACAGGCTTGGAGAATTTGGTCGAGACCGAACTCCTTGGTGTCGCGTATTCTCCAAGGTAGATACTTCCCAAGATCTTCTTTTCTCGAAGCCAATGTGGGTACTCGCCCCTCTTATGCCTGGAGAAGTATCTTACATGGAAGGGAGCTTCTGGCCCAAGGTCTTTTGAAGAAGATAGGTAATGGAGAATCTGTTAAAGTATGGACGGATAATTGGATCATTGATGATGTCCCCCGCCCTCCTCACTACCATCCTGATGCTGAAGTTGATCTTACCTTAACAGTAAGGGACCTTATTGATGATCAATCTAGTGCGTGGAATATCCCTATGGTTCGTCAGTTATTTTGCGAGGAGGATGTTTCAAGAGTGCTCAATGTGAAAGTTAATGTGGATTCAGTTGATACGCTTGAATGGGGATTTTCCAAGAATGGTGTGTATAACACTAAATCAGGTTACAAATTAGCTGTTGTTCTACAGGAAAAACAGGTGTTTCCCCCCTCCCCTGCCCTCCCACCGCTGGAAAGAAAACTATGGCGTGATCTTTGGAAGAGTAAGACAACTCCCAAGATCAAACATTTCATGTGGAGAGCCTTATCAGGAGCTCTAGCAGTCAAGCAAGGTTTGAAATCTAGAGGAATTACTCTAGATACCACGTGCTTGCGTTGTGGATCAGCTGAAGAATCAATCTGTCATGTGCTCTTTCATTGTGAAGTAGCGAAAGAAGCTTGGGAAAGATCTCAAATCCCTCTACCGCCTGGTGGTTTCTCAAGAAGCTCAGTTTGGCTGAATTTCTTCCATTTGCTATCGGTGAGTAAGAGACACTCTTCTGAAGGTTCTATCAGGTTATCTTTTCCATGGGTTTTATGGCACATTTGGAAAGCTCGGAACATCTTCTGTTATGAGAAGATTCATTTGGATGGAGCTACTGTACTGTCTAGAGCTATGGAGGAAGCAAGTACGTGGTTCAATCTACAACTTCTACCTTCAGAGTCCTCTCATTTGTCATCACTCACTCGTTGGCAGAAACCACCTGTTGGTACACTTAAATGCAATATAGCCTCTTCTTGGCCAGACTCTTCTCATAACCATGGTTCTTCATGGATTGTTAGGGACTCGACCGGCCTTCCCCTGTTTCACAGTAGAAGAGCCTTTGCTCCAGTCTTCACAGAGATAGAGGCTGGCTTAGCCACATTCGAGTGGTCCTTGAAGGCAGCACATGATCTTAAGGTGAAAAAGATATCCTTGGAAATTTCATCTCCCATCTTGTGGGAAGCTCTGTCTATCCCGGATCGGTTTCCTAATTTAGGTTTTGAGATTTCAAAATCTCTCCGCTTAATGCATGACTTTGACCAGTGCCAACTGAGTTTGGTACCCTCTGTGGTTAATATTATTGCAGAAGATATTGCGGTAAGTGTCACTAGAGATCATCGTTATCAGTCTTACATTGCGACTGGTGGCCCCTCATGGCTTTCATCTATGATTAATCTACAAGCTGCTGGTTGA
- the LOC108833609 gene encoding senescence-induced receptor-like serine/threonine-protein kinase, producing MAILSSLSWIGFLLLLFLVHAQDQSGFISIDCGIPDGSSYNDETTDIKYVSDSTFVESGTNKSIAPELMTNTSLARQFHNLRSFPEGKRNCYKVWPQEGKGFKYLIRARFMYGNYDGLGEAPPAFDLYLGVNLWDSIFLENSTSIVTKEIIHTPSLDYFHVCLVNKNSGTPFLSVLEVRFLKNNTYETPYEALMLFQRWDYGSIINLPVRYKDDVYDRIWMPSRLKDHMILNTSLPIDQNHNNLFQPASVVMSTASRPLNANTYILLYWEPADPRLNFYVYMHFAEVEVLTGNQTREFTIFYNNETILAENFRPSYLYTDTFFTPDPVTGPIHEFYFIQTSIEMLPPIINAMEIYQVNEFSQLPTYQVDVDAMTKIKDTYRVTKNWQGDPCVPVDYSWEGLDCIDNDNITNPRVISLNLSFSGLTGQIDPAFSNLTSIKKLDLAGNNLTGGVPDFLANLPNLTDLNLEGNQLTGIIPHKLLERSKDGSLSLRYGGNPELCSLDSCENTKKNHGYIIPVVASVIGLLLLLTVLALFWHFKKRSQKGTNDAMTRPLNTAQRYFNYSEVVSITNNFERVLGKGGFGVVYHGISDGDQVAVKILSEESAQGYKEFRAEVEILMRVHHTNLTSLIGYCNEGNNMILIYEYMANGNLGDYLSGKMSFILSWEERLKISLDAAQGLEYLHYCCKPPIVHRDVKPTNILLNEKIQAKIADFGLSRSFPVEGSCQISTGVAGTIGYLDPEYYSTSQMNEKSDVYSFGVVLLEVITGQPVISSSRRENRHISDQVSSMLAKGNIKGVVDQRLEERYDAGSAWKMAELSLACTEQRSTHRPTMNQVVMGLKQIVDGRVNDHNNHGDSTKIVTVNLNSEMVPQAR from the exons ATGGCAATTTTAAGCTCTCTTTCATGGATAGGCTTTCTTCTTCTACTCTTTCTTGTTCATGCTCAAGACCAATCTG GGTTTATCAGTATAGATTGTGGTATACCGGATGGTTCCAGCTACAATGACGAGACAACAGACATAAAGTATGTTTCGGATTCAACGTTTGTTGAGTCAGGAACAAACAAGAGCATAGCTCCCGAGCTTATGACAAACACATCTCTTGCAAGACAGTttcacaatctaagaagcttccCTGAAGGTAAGAGAAACTGTTACAAAGTGTGGCCTCAAGAAGGTAAAGGGTTTAAGTATTTGATCAGAGCCCGTTTCATGTATGGAAACTACGATGGACTTGGAGAAGCACCACCCGCTTTCGATCTCTATCTCGGGGTTAATCTTTGGGATTctatttttcttgaaaattcaaCAAGTATAGTAACCAAAGAGATCATACACACTCCCTCTCTAGACTATTTTCATGTCTGTCTTGTCAATAAGAACAGCGGAACTCCTTTCTTATCGGTGTTGGAAGTAAGATTCCTGAAGAACAATACTTATGAGACTCCTTATGAAGCTCTCATGCTTTTCCAGAGATGGGATTATGGCTCTATTATTAATCTTCCTGTCAG ATACAAAGACGATGTCTATGATCGCATATGGATGCCGAGTAGGTTAAAGGACCATATGATACTAAATACATCACTCCCTATTGATCAAAACCACAACAACCTCTTCCAACCTGCTAGTGTTGTCATGAGCACCGCTTCAAGACCGCTTAACGCTAACACTTACATACTTCTGTATTGGGAACCAGCGGACCCTAGGTtgaatttttatgtatatatgcatTTTGCTGAGGTTGAAGTGCTCACAGGAAACCAGACGAGAGAATTCACAATTTTTTACAACAATGAGACAATACTTGCTGAAAACTTCAGGCCTAGCTACTTGTATACGGATACGTTTTTCACTCCAGATCCAGTAACCGGACCAATACAtgagttttattttatacaaactTCTATTGAGATGCTTCCACCGATCATTAACGCCATGGAGATATATCAAGTTAATGAGTTCTCTCAGTTACCAACTTATCAAGTTGATG TCGATGCCATGACGAAGATCAAGGATACGTATAGAGTGACGAAAAACTGGCAAGGAGATCCATGTGTTCCTGTTGATTATTCTTGGGAAGGTCTTGATTGTATCGATAATGACAACATTACTAACCCAAGAGTCATTTCTCT gAACTTATCTTTTAGTGGATTGACTGGACAGATTGATCCAGCCTTTTCCAATCTTACATCCATCAAAAAACT GGACCTAGCAGGTAATAACTTAACAGGAGGAGTGCCAGATTTCCTTGCAAATTTACCAAATTTGACTGACTT AAACTTGGAAGGAAACCAGTTAACAGGAATCATTCCACATAAACTTCTTGAGAGATCAAAGGATGGATCACTTTCACTGAG GTACGGTGGAAATCCGGAACTTTGTTCGTTAGATTCATGcgaaaatacaaagaaaaatcatGGTTACATAATCCCAGTAGTAGCATCAGTGATAGGACTGCTCCTTCTTCTGACCGTATTAGCTTTATTCTGGCATTTCAAGAAAAGATCACAGAAAG GTACAAACGATGCCATGACCCGTCCATTGAACACAGCTCAACGATACTTCAATTACTCAGAAGTTGTGAGTATCACAAATAACTTTGAGAGAGTTCTCGGCAAAGGAGGTTTTGGCGTAGTGTACCATGGAATCTCAGATGGAGATCAAGTTGCAGTCAAGATACTTTCTGAAGAATCAGCTCAAGGTTATAAAGAGTTTCGAGCAGAG GTGGAAATTCTCATGAGAGTTCATCACACAAACCTGACCTCTCTTATCGGATACTGCAATGAGGGAAACAATATGATTCTTATTTATGAGTATATGGCTAATGGGAACTTAGGAGACTACTTATCAG GAAAAATGTCATTTATATTGAGCTGGGAAGAGAGGTTAAAGATTTCACTAGATGCAGCGCAAG ggcTAGAGTATCTTCACTATTGTTGTAAGCCTCCTATAGTTCACAGAGATGTGAAGCCAACGAACATCTTACTAAACGAGAAGATCCAAGCCAAGATTGCGGACTTCGGTTTATCTAGAAGCTTCCCCGTTGAAGGAAGCTGTCAGATTTCAACCGGTGTGGCTGGAACAATCGGTTACCTTGATCCAGA GTACTACTCCACGAGCCAAATGAACGAGAAGAGTGATGTTTATAGCTTCGGAGTTGTTCTGCTTGAAGTGATAACAGGGCAGCCTGTAATTTCATCTTCAAGAAGAGAGAATAGGCATATAAGTGATCAGGTCAGTTCAATGTTAGCCAAAGGAAACATCAAAGGGGTTGTGGATCAGCGTCTGGAAGAGAGATATGATGCTGGCTCTGCTTGGAAAATGGCAGAATTGTCCCTTGCTTGTACAGAGCAGAGGTCTACGCATAGACCAACGATGAATCAAGTCGTTATGGGGCTGAAACAGATTGTTGATGGCAGAGTGAACGATCATAATAACCACGGTGACTCGACCAAGATCGTTACAGTGAATCTAAATTCCGAAATGGTTCCTCAAGCAAGATAG